The Hypanus sabinus isolate sHypSab1 unplaced genomic scaffold, sHypSab1.hap1 scaffold_412, whole genome shotgun sequence genome includes a window with the following:
- the LOC132388793 gene encoding gastrula zinc finger protein XlCGF26.1-like: MAHQRVHTGLRPFTCSQCGKGFTQSSHLHSHKRVHTGEKPFTCSECGKGFTQSSTLQSHQRVHTGERPFTCSECGKGFTRSSQLLAHQQVHTGEWPFTCSECGKGFTKSSSLLLHQRVHTGEKPFSCSVCGKRFIQSSYLQSHQRVHTGEKPFSCSVCGKRFTQSSHLLNHQRVHTGERPFTCSDCGKRFTQSSTLQSHQRVHTGERPFTCSECGKRVTDSSALQRHQRVHTGEKPFTCAECGKRFTDSSTLQKHQRAHTGEKPFTCSECGKRFTQLSNLQRHHRVHTGEKPFTCSVCGKRFTDPSTLLSHQRVHTGEKPFTCSECGKRFTRSSYLQSHQQVHTGEKPFTCTECGKKFTWSSTLQSHQRFHTGEKSFICSDCGKGFTDSSTLQRHQRVHTGEKPFTCSECGKGFTQSSHLLEHKLVHTGEKPFTCAECGKRFAHSSNLHSHQRVHTGEKPFTCSECGKRFTHSSTLQRHQRVHTGEKPFTCSECGKGFTLSSHLLAHQSVHTGERLFTCSDCGKGFTQSSNLQRHHQVHTGEKPFTCSVCGKGFTRLSQLLEHKSVHSGEWPLL; this comes from the coding sequence atggcacaccagcgtgttcacactgggctgaggccgttcacctgctcacaatgtgggaagggattcactcagtcatcccacctgcacaGTCacaagcgagttcacactggggagaagccattcacctgctcagaatgtgggaagggattcactcagtcatccacactacagagtcatcagcgagttcacactggagagaggcctttcacctgctcagagtgtgggaagggattcactcggtcatcccaactactggcacaccagcaagttcacactggggagtggcctttcacctgctcagaatgtgggaaaggattcactaaaTCATCCAGCTTACtgttacatcagcgagttcacacaggggagaagccattcagctgctcagtctgtggaaagagattcattcagtcatcttacctgcagagtcatcagcgagttcacacaggggagaagccgttcagctgctcagtgtgtgggaagagattcactcagtcatcccacctactgaatcaccagcgagttcacactggggagaggccgttcacctgctcagactgtggtaagagattcactcagtcttccaccctacagagtcatcaacgagttcacactggggagaggccgttcacttgctcagaatgtgggaagagagtcACTGATTCATCtgccctacagagacatcagcgagttcacactggggagaagccgttcacctgcgcagaatgtgggaagagattcactgattcatccaccctacagaagcATCAGCGAgctcatactggggagaagccgttcacctgctcagaatgtgggaagagattcactcaattatccaatctacagagacatcatcgagttcacactggggagaagccgttcacctgctcagtctgtgggaagagattcactgatccatccaccctactgagtcatcagcgagttcacactggggagaagccattcacctgctcagaatgtgggaagagattcactcggtcatcctacctacagagtcatcaacaagttcacactggagagaagccgttcacctgcacagaatgtgggaagaaattcacttggtcatccacactacagagtcaccagcgatttcacaccggggagaagtcgttcatctgctcagactgtgggaagggattcactgactcttccaccctacagagacatcagcgagttcacactggggagaagccattcacctgctcagaatgtgggaagggattcactcagtcatcccacctactggaacacaagttagttcacactggggagaagccgttcacctgcgcagaatgtgggaagagattcgctCATTCATCCAACCTAcatagtcatcagcgagttcacactggggagaagccgttcacctgctcagaatgtgggaagagattcacacactcttccacccttcagagacatcagcgagttcacactggggagaagccattcacctgctcagaatgtgggaagggattcactctgtcatcccacctactggcgcaccagtcagttcacactggggagaggctgttcacctgctcagactgtgggaagggattcactcagtcatccaacctacagagacatcaccaagttcacactggggagaagccattcacctgctcagtctgtgggaaaggattcactcggttatcccaACTACTGGAACACAAGTCAGTTCATagtggggagtggccattgttatga